The Megachile rotundata isolate GNS110a chromosome 8, iyMegRotu1, whole genome shotgun sequence genome has a segment encoding these proteins:
- the LOC100876377 gene encoding odorant receptor 33b-like produces MNLMLAGMNMIGISLTAVQIILYMDRPMDAMTFFLYLIVEKFHLFILSLNGQILLNHAVALTDEIFSSNWYDIPVKYQKSLYMMTIRCSKACMLSAGGLYDMNIENFGKTVKACMSYFTMFLSVRG; encoded by the exons ATGAATTTAATGCTGGCCGGAATGAACATGATTGGCATCAGTCTAACCGCGGTCCAG ATAATTCTGTACATGGATCGACCTATGGACGCAATGACATTTTTTCTGTATCTTATCGTTGAAAagtttcatttattcattctcaGCCTGAATGGACAAATTTTACTGAATCATGCTGTAGCTCTGACAGATGAAAT ATTCAGCTCGAACTGGTACGACATTCCGGTAAAATATCAGAAGTCACTTTACATGATGACAATAAGATGCAGCAAAGCATGCATGCTGAGCGCCGGTGGATTGTATGACATGAACATCGAGAACTTTGGAAAA ACAGTTAAGGCATGCATGTCGTATTTCACGATGTTTCTATCAGTGAGAGGATAA